The segment TCAGATGTGATAAtaatcagtttttgttttgcacgAATTGAAATATTCCGCGTTTTAAGATGCATGTTGTAGGCCTGAAGTCCGGCCTGCTGTCTGTGTCTGggtgaaatattttgaaattacagtaactctccatatatataaatatttaaagattgggaaaaaaaaatatgaaccaaaaaagatttaaatacCACACGGTACTGTGAGGTTTATTACTGCACCACAAAAATGCTCTAAAATGAATAATGTGACGAAGGCTGGTGAGGACTGgataaaacaaagcatttatgtgaaattatattagaaaaaaatagGACTCATAAACGATGCTTAAAAAGCTGGAAGTTGTCTGGAAGtctgctctccctcctccctgAGCAGCAGACCGAGAAATGCGGTGACGCAGTAAATCTGGTTCAGCAAGTAGGAGATAATAGACTAATAACCGTGCTGCGCAGGCCAAGTCCATTATTCTCTGCTGACTGACAGCACGGGcccccacaaaaaaacaaaaaatgactgATATTTTAGTCCACACTGTACTTTAACCTCTGTAATCCAGCTTTCTCATGCAGGTTAGAACCACTTTATTGATGTataacacacatactgtgcatgACCACATGCACCGGGCTTTGTAATGATGTGCTTATACACCAGCATCCAGAGGATGGTGAAcatatcatataatatataagcATAAGTAAACATATCTGCTTCCAGCAACAATATAAAggttattaataaatatttacatatttataaaggCTAAAGAAGGGGCCTGAAGTGAAACGATAGGTTGCatgtttataatataaaatatatggaAAGCTATATTCAGGACTCTGCATCACCTTTTCAAGAAAAGCAATAAATTCttgttgtataaataaatctaaatttaaCATTATCCAAAGTTGCTCGGAAACAAACAGGGGTTAAATcaattttgttgtgttgtcacCTTACACTAAATTTCTGCATTGCCCGTGTCACCCATAACGTTTTCATTATTTGTCAAGATGGTTTCACTGCAGCTGCGTTTCTAACCTTCAATTAAAGCATTTTGAAGATGACGGTTTGTGGGCTTTTTACATCAactcagcacaaacacacaacaagcagATTTCAATTTCCCTGACTCCAGATAAAACGTTCAAATTGCAGCCATCTCACGCCCcttcccctcttcctcttccttttgctccttctttttttccattcagcCCACCCCAGGTACTTCAATCAGCTTTCTACAGGATTAGACATGGTTGGACTGGCAGCTGATTGGCTAACATCCACCGCTAACACCAATATGTAAGTATGCTGCCTGCTGCTCATGATTTTAAATGGTGATAATCACACTGAATTCTATTTCCGGTCTGTCCCCGTGCACTCTGGTCAGTGTCTGCACTGGCTGatagtggcttttttttttttttttcactcaaTCATGGCAAATGAAAAGGGTGCAATGAAAGGCAGGCCCCCTCTTTTACACCCCCACTGCACCCCCTTCCATCTCTGCCTTTCACCCCTCCCCATCACCCCTGATCCCCACGGGGATTCAAGGGGAGAAAATTAGCTCTGAAATTAAATTCAGACTAATCTGTAGCTaattttggtgtgtgtgttttcggGGTGATAAACTCGGCAACAGTCAGCCTTGGCAACGCCGGAGCACTGCTGAATAACCCTCATGTTGACACTACACTTTCTAAAATTACTGCAGCTAATACTAAGAGAAAAAAAGCATATATTGGAAATTAAATTTCTAATGCAGTGACAGCTTGTACATTTTGATCAAATGCTTTAAAATGAGAACTTTTTGTCTGAAatgaaagtacagtacagtacaatctGCCACTCGACacatatttagtacattttaaGTAGAGAAGATAATTTTATTCTGctagaatttaaaatatattgttttattaccTCTGGGAATGATTTAAACTCCAAATATGTCCCCTGAAATAATGTCTGGCTCTTTTTCGTGATGAGTCATGTGGCATGTTTTGTGAAGCCAGCACCACGTGACTTTCCTTGTGTAACTCAGGTTCACCTACGAGGTGGCTCCTGTCTTTGTGCTGCTGGAATACGTCACTCTGAAGAAGATGAGAGAAATCATCGGCTGGTCAGACGGCCGAGGAGATGGCATTTTCTCTCCTGGTATGTATATATGAATGTAAAGTGCCACCAACCCTGGCACCCCCTCACACAGTCAGtttcactgaaaatgaaactgactgtgggtgtgtgtgtgtgtgtgtcaatttGCATTTTGATGATATGAACGGAACTCGTTTCACAGCCAATTAacataaaatcattttctttttcctactTGAGCCCCCTACCCCCCATCAAGTCTTTCATTCATCTCATGTATTTCTGACACATGATGCAGAGAAATCATCAATTTAATGACAAAGACTGTGAGTGGCTGTGACAGGGAGCTgggattttccttttttttttatgttgtttcatttcttGATACGCAGTAAACAATGTAAACTGCaattttagttgttgttgtttactagttttatattttatactctGTTATGCTTTGTTAGTCCCACTGCATCACTCTCATGAGACAAGGCTGTGATGTGGACTGACACTGACTGACTAGCTCTGAATCAAAGAGGCCTGTCTGTCCTCTAGGTGGAGCTATTTCTAACATGTACGCCATGCTGCTGGCCCGCTTCAAGATGTTCCctgaagtgaaggagaaaggaaTGTCATCTGTTCCCAGACTGGTGGCCTTCACATCTGAACATGTAGGCATCTAAGCTTCAGTTCAGCTCATCAATATTTCCACTGCATTGTCAGTATGCGTCTTAACAGATCAAATATTAAACCCTCATCCCAGTTTGAATGGTTTCCTTATCTAAAAATATCCTGTTAatcatgtaattaaaatgtcatgtaACGTAGAGACAGAGTGACAGCGATGATATAAAGCTGAGGTTATGTGCGTCTGACGCAGAAGGACACAAGGTGTCACATTACTGTATATGTCACCTCCTTCATCTCTAAAGGACACGTGATGCTGTGAGCAAAAAAGCCATTAAATCGCACACGAAGCTTCCGCAGTTTGAGCGTGTGTTTGAGTTTTCCTCCCTGACGCGGTGTCTCCCAGATattcatctctcctcctctgtttctgttatCTTCCAGAGCCATTTTTCAATCAAAAAAGGTGCAGCGGCTCTCGGCATTGGGACTGAAAGCGTGATCTGCATCAAGGCAGATGAAAGGTAATGTTAGCCTCACGAGGCAAGCATTAACACTTATATAAAGATTAAACCAGTGGTATCCAACTGTTTTAAATTGTGACCCCTGGCACCCTCCGGCAGCTTCCAGGTGCCTTCAATAGCCATTTCCCTCTAaaaccaatttaaaaaaaacagtttgagccCCAAAGTATGACAATTATCCAGCGATCCAGAAATGTGTGTTACAGACTAAACCATCCTCTGATAGCTCTTGAACTACTGCATATGTTAAAAATTGCTCCACCTTGAGCAGCTACTGCAGAAAAATACCACTCACACCTTCATGTATCAGTATTAACAATCTTCTAATAACTTATATTGCAAACTAATACTCACCAGAGCCTTTTATTCACGAAGGtctaattcatttttaatgctTTGACCACATTTTGCTGATAATAATCCTCGACTTTTACATACACAGCTTTCTCTTGTTGTCATCTTCCACTGCTCTTCCTCACTTCCTCCAGCGCCGATTGATTCACAAATCGACAACTCAACAAGGAACtaaatgatgtttttctcttctgcagtGGGAAATTAATCCCAGCTGACCTTGAAAGGAGAATACTGGAGGCAAAACAGAAGGTAATGTGCTACACATTTATAACACAGCTATAAATAGGCAGATATGACTTCATTGAGGACGCAGTGACGAAAGAAACTGGGAAACACACTGGtcgtgtttgtttgtgcttgtgcaGGGTTTCGTACCTTTCTTTGTGAGTGCAACTGCTGGAACAACCGTGTACGGGGCGTTTGACCCTCTCATCGCCATTTCTGACATCTGCAGAAAGTACAACATCTGGATGCACGTGGATGTGAGTAGAAGAAAATCTGTCTGACTGTTTCCTGGTGCACGCTTTAAAGTGTTCTTACCTTAAAGATATCTACATATCCACAGACGGGATTTTAAGGAAAGGAGAACACAGAAATGCAGAGCTCACCGCTGAGTTTGACAAATCTATTATGTCCGTCTCGCCTCTAACTGCTCGTGGTTGACCCAGATAGGAGCTAGCCATTTCCTATCTAACACTGGAGATTAGAAAAACTGGAACAGAGGCTGTAAATCATCTCCTCCCCTGACTTCGCCATCATGGGCCCTCTAGCTGAAGGAGCGCTATCGGTTAATGAAAGTGATTTAGTCCTGACAGGGGGACACCTCTATTAAGAGACACACATGGCCTTGTCTGTCATTCCTCAACTAGCTTtaaatgggggggggggggggaggacaCGTGTATCATGACTCTGTGTATTTGTTGGGAAGATGGAAAATTGTTGCAAAGACATCAACACAAGCTGCCATTTAACAGTCAGGACCTCAGTGATTAGAATGAAGATGCTGATGTCGTCCAGTCTTTGGAGTTGCTGTTAGCTCCAAATCCATCATCATCTGCTCAGTGTCAGCTTCAGCTTGAGTTTGTTTGCAGTTGTTTGTAGTACGGTGAAAAGAGCTCACCTAAACTAACATGTTCAAACAGGTATTTACAGTATGATGACTATCTGCCTGTCTGTACATATGTTCTCTCAGGGTGCGTGGGGAGGAAGTCTCCTCATGTCCAGGAGACACAGGTGGAAGCTGGATGGAGTTGAGAGGcaagtgactttttttttttttttttttttttttggctcttGTGCATTAGAGATAATGAGCATTTGAAATAATGATGCATGATGGTTGTTCTCGTTAAGGGCCAATTCAGTAACATGGAACCCACACAAAATGATGTCAGTCCCTCTGCAATGCTCTGCCCTGCTGGTCAGAGAGGAGGTGCGCCTCAGCTCATTTAACTAAATTTTTATCATGGCATACTATAGACAGccacttttgttttcttgtgctgATTTGAAACACTCTGCACTTCGTCCCCTCCACAGGGTCTGATGCAAAACTGCAACCAGATGCACGCCTGCTACCTGTTCCAGCAGGACAAACACTACGACCTCTCCTATGACACTGGAGACAAAGCACTGCAGTGTGGACGCCATGTGGACATCTTCAAGCTGTGGCTCATGTGGAGGGCCAAGGTAATTCACCCTTTAGctaatatttatacattttattgttttaaccaAATTAATTCAGATGATTCACATTTTGTATCTAATTGTTCAGCTGAAAACTTCCAGATTTTACGAACTGAATTCGTTTTTGACAGGGCACCATTGGGTTCGAGGCTCAGATTGACAAGTGTCTGGAGCTGTCGGAGTACCTCTACAACAAGATCAAAGACAGAGAAGGATACGAGATGGTGTTTGATGGGAAAGTAGGTTCACATTTATCTGTGACTCTGCACAACGATCAGTCTGCCTCAGCCACACAgtcagagaaaagcagcaaacattAGTCCATGTCGCTCCTTTTACCTCAGTGAATTCAGTGTCATTATGGGTGACTTGATTGGCACACGGTGCACTCTTGCTTTGTGCGGGATGAATGCTATTTTTACCTCTAGCTGCCAGTATAATGTGCTGCTATTATGTTTAATGAATAGCACAACAGCATGTAATTGCTCATATGCATATGAATAGCATTGTGTCTGAAATATCCTCTACCAACCaaactacaacaaaaacatgtatgATGGGGTTATTAAGCTGAAAACTCTTTTATGATAGGAGCGCCTGGACACCCAGAATCATTTATAGAGGAAGCTCTTTAATGTTTCAAGCCTTATTGTTTTCCTGCTGAGCTACAAAAGAGCATCATGACCCAGAGGGTGACTGAAAAAAGCCAAATTCTCTGGGCATCGCCTCAGGTGTTCACTTATGTGCCTCCCGTTGAGCCATTACATCAATCTGGTATCCAAACACGCTCCTGCCGAACCAGCTCAGTCGTTCAAATGAGAACCGGTGTGCACGGCTAGTCAGCTGTCGGTAATGACTGCTTTCCCAACGCCAGGCAAGCATCTCAGCCAGAGCTTCAGATGCCACAAAAATGAGCTGCAAGAAgctttcagacacacagacagtatcTGAGAAGGAAGCGGACTACCTGTCAGATGCTGGGAACATCTAATGGATTTCCTTTTTGGGGTGTGAATTGCCATTTCAATCAGATCTGCTTGTTGAAATGGACGGGCTTCAGCACTTAGTCTGAGGAAGATACAGCAAGGGTGACTTTCCATTTCCTACAGTAAGGTTCATGTAGTAAATCCTAAATTATCCATCAACAACAGTCTATTTGCACATAGCAGACATGAATCAACATAAGTATTCCTCGGGATTTTCTTTAATGTAATACTtacaacagtttatttttaagtttaaaagttGTTCAGATGCTTTGTGGAACTGAGAGGACTGAAAGCTGGAGGGGCAGAAGAATGgtgttaaattatgtttatcCTAAACATAATTTCAACAtcagatttctttaaaaaaaaaacaacataattacaCCATACTGATATATTTCCACTAAAATTCCTAGTCTAAACGATGTCCTACTCTTACATGTTTTTGCCTGTTACTCTGGCAGTTTGTTCCCCTCAGCTCTTGTTGACTGTGTTTGTTCCTGCAGCCTCAGCACACCAACGTCTGCTTCTGGTACCTCCCTCCTGGGATCCGCTACATGgaggacaaagaggagaaaaagaaacacttgcACAAGGTGGGTGAGCGGAGATAAGAAGCCAGACTGCAAcatcaacagcaaaaaaaaaaaaaaaagaaaaagaaagaaaagtgccCCACGAGCCTGTCATGCCTGACTTGCACTTGCAcgtgattttaaaaagtaagaaataatttatttattgtgacaCAGTCTCCAGTGTCATAGTGAAAATACGTAGGTGATGTGAGCCTACTCTGTAAAGTGATGGTCATTTAGAGGAACCCACAGCAGCAGGGGGCCACTAATAGACAATTAGGGCAAACAGATGGTGCACGTGCCAACCATACAAAgagctctcctctctctttcccccccaaaaaaatcaACCACACACCAGCATCATCATAATTCAtcagataaatgtttttcttttgttttccaaacTTTGATTTAAAAGGGCACCACAGTCATTCTCGACTGGACTGAGTGTCTGGCCACCTTGCTCTTTTCTGCAGACTCTGACATTGAGATGGAGAGATGATGTAATGGGGCCCAATTATCACATCAAGCACactgatggaaaaataaaaagtccaaTCTGAAAGCgcctttcttctgttttctcgTGCTTTAATGACTTCTTTGAAGAACTGGAAAATTGTCAAAAGACTGATTCGACATCTTTATAGAAATTGCAGCTCTGCCGAGCGCAGCAGGACACCTGCAAGAGATTTAGGACTGACGGATGTGATGAGAATTACACTGTGGCTAATGTGTACTGTAAACCCCGACACACACTAACAGCAACGTTACTTTCTTGAGTTAGAGTGTTTCTCAACTTACTACTCCAGATTTATTCCAAGTCTTGTTAGATTATACTGGACCTCGAGGCTGCGTGAGACACAGTTATCTTAAGCTCTTAAGCTAAAGCTGCAGCAAACTGTCGCTTCTGTTTGAACCTTGCGTGCATATCCTTCAGTTGATTATGAGTCATGATAATACAGCATTTTACAGATCCTGTAATactcaccaaaaaaaaaaaaagccctgctGTAAAATGATATTCTATAGCAGGGCGTTTTAAAATCTTTTGCCTTAGTAGACTTGGTCAAAAACAAGTATGAGAAACTTGTATGTGAATGTGCCACAGCTGATCCCACCACCAACAAGACTGCACCAAGCACATAATAAATGACTGTCACTGCTCCACTCCCTGAAGATAACCTCTTAACTTGGCAGCAGCCACAGTCAGAGAGCTGTGTTTTCCCTGCCAGTGTCAGATTTAGTTGTCAGACCGAAGGGAGATAATGGACTACATGGACCAGGATTAAAGTGATCTGAGAAGAAAACGTCCCTTgtacagctgcagagaaagtaaacaaaaagaaaacacacggATCCGATTGCACATTTTTCCAAAGCGAGACTTGGGAAAGACATCGGAGGGAATCGGTGTTTGAACCTGTCAAGAGAAGCAACAATGAAGGAAAACAATTGGTCATTGTTTCACACTCTCTCAATCTCAATCACTGTCTGACTCAAGAAACATCtagtgaacatgaacatgacagcagacagcagtgTAGCAGCGAGGACTCAGAGCTCAGGGAATGAACATAACATTGTCTCCAGACCCCTAATCAAACCCGTCTACtgtgtagatgtactgtgtCAGTATGATTGCAGCAGCACTAATTCCTGGCTAcatatgttttctgttgtcaggTGGCTCCAGTGATAAAGGCCAGAATGATGGAGTACGGGACAACCATGGTCAGCTACCAACCACAGGGCGACAAGGTCAACTTTTTCCGCATGGTGATATCAAATCCCGCTGCTACATTCGAGGACATCGACTTTCTCATCGAGGAGATCGAACGACTCGGCCAAGATCTATAAGACTCCACCAAACCCCTCCTGTGCGTTTCCCCTTGACGGATGAATTGTTTGTCGTGAATGTACTGgtaaacttttttcttttctctctctttcctccaaAGTCACATATGTAAGAGtatatttgagaaaaaaaagatataaagatATATCCATAGATTATGTATTGTAGCTTTGCCGTGGACTAGCTCGGTCCAACGCTGTGTAAAAGCGCTTCTGTCTGCCTTTCATATAGTGTAGTGGATCCCTGAGTCGTGTAAGTGATGTAACTTTCTATGTATTTTTGTGATATGGAATGCTTGTGCCATAGGTCGATAACAAAGAGTTTATTTTTTGGATCATTTCTCATTTTGCAGAGTATGTCGTTAAAGTGCCAAACGTGGTTGTGTTCTACTGTAACTTTACAATTTAAACTTCtggtttaaaacaaaacaaaaaaaaaaaaagcacttcaCCTTACCTCAGCTTAATCAACTGCCTTTACATCTGCTCATAGTACTTCAAGCAGTGATTTTGGACAATATGCTCTTACCTGGTGTTGTATAGCTGTACCAGCACGTGTGTTAAATAAGCTTCCCAAACTAGAGAAGGTCAGGATTTGGAAATATCAATCAAAAAGGCACAGCAGTTAGGTCAATTCAAAGCATTTATGAGCTTGTCTAAGTCCGTTTTTACTCTTGCTGTTTCCTTCTAGTGTATTTAAGCTGGTAAATGCTTTTACAAATCCATTTTTAGTTTGAACGTCACCAGCTTTCAGCAGACACGTCAACCATTTCCAGTCTGGCAGTATATTCGGGGTGCTGAGTGTGATTTACATGCCATAATGAACCAACGGTTATATAatagataatataatatagtatcAAAAGCTCATGCATTGTTAGTTTactctacagtatgttcaagtatttcattatttagcCTAAAACTAACACACAATTAAGTATTACTAACTTAGAGGCAACAGggtacatgtacacatttgCCAGAATGCAATAGGTGGGGAGTCGGAAAATTCTTACCCGGGCTCATTAGGTTAATCCAGACATGGTGGGAAGCTACTGTTTGGGCCAGTGGGCATCACATGACCTGCATTGTTGACTGTGACCACTACTTCAGCACCACTCAACTCACCTCAGCTCAGCAACTTGCTGTTACCACATGTTGCCAAACAAACCAGGACTGAAATCTTACGGATTATAACGTTAACTAATGTGCAGAACCACACTACAGTACCATATCTAAAGGGGGTTGTTTGTCAGTGGAAATGTTAATAAGCACTTATTGAAGAGATGGAGAATCTTGAGAAAATGGGAACGGGGCAATAATGGTGTGATTTTAAATATAGGAACTTCATCAGTTTTGCAGCGACTGTATACCTGACATCACTTGCACTAAATCACTGGGGGGGAAGAGGAGCAACCTTTAGCATTGCAATGAAgatttcttctttattcattCACAAGCAATATTCATGTATGGGTCCAATTAATATAGTCTgcaaaaacaaggaaaaaaactgcaaattgtTGTGTACAATAGTGAATGATAATCAAGTTTCCAGACCAAATGCACAGTAGTTAGTGTGAAATGAACTAAAATCATGCTTTCTGTAGGCAGGTTAGTCGATAGAACGTGAACTCAGATTTAACAACAACAGGTTCTGTAGCATTTTCATTAGACGAGTTAGAAAAGCACAATTTGCTCAACATGGTCGGTCAGTGTACAATCACTTTTAATCATAGATTGTAAATAGTATTTCAAGATGTCCTAAGTACATATCTTTGTGTATACATACGTGTATATAAGACATATAACCAGAGACTATTTGTGAGGTCAAGTTATTCATATTTTCCAAAGTAGATAACTTGTATTTTCATCACGTTAGTCCAAaagcctttttcttttcttttttttctgtgtatgtgcgtCAGATACTTCACTTGGTTCGTGACTAGTTGGCTTTAACTGACTTAAACTGGCTTTAAATAAACTGACAGATTTCACCTTGAAATACTTGACACTCTTACTCAGAGGCGAAGAGTGATACTCGGGTGTTTGGATTCTAAATGAATATGCAAAGCCATTTTGACTCTGAAGCCCTGtgttcttatttattcattgatttttttctttggttttgtttttttgtgcacaaGTGAAACTTGACAGTATGTGCCAACGTGTACCTTagtgtgtttgtgactgtgttgCCTTAGTATAAATTTGCCAGTATTGTCTAGTTTTCCTCCAAAGGGGAGTTTGTGCACTTTAGAGTATAAACATGACCTAATAACGTGCAATGTCCAATGGTTGTTCATAAGTTGATGTTAAATGATTCTACTCAAAAATATGTAACTGAAGCTCTTTGGTCTGAATGTGCCATGAATTAAGAGATttaactcatttatttattattttgttgacGGGAACTCTTCTTGTTTAACATCCCAACAGAGAGTCGCCAGATTGTGTGGCTGCAAATTTGCGTGTCCTTCGTCCGCTCATTTCCCAAATCCGACTGGCATGtacacactgtgacacagacaaCATCAGATGTATTACAGCAACAAATGAATCTCACTGTGGTAGTCTCGGAAAGCCAGACATTTCATttctcttgctgctgctgctagaCTTGCTTCCTTTGCACGTGCATGCGATGCCTTGCCTATCCAGCTTGTTTGATATAGTCTCCTatatatctatttatatatacatgtatacagtatgtgtagcTCCTGTAATTAGCTTTAGTGTCCAATGTATAGCTTAGCCTGTAGATTAGTGCACTGTCGCTCTAGCCTTTACATGTGATCTCTGCGTCTTGGGCTTCCTGTaaagtttctttgtgctgcaaGCATGCTTACCTCGCCTAGCACTGTATTCCTCTCCACGCTTGATCTatctctttcctctgtctttctcttctgcttGAAGACTGTCGCAGCTCCGAACGTAGCCTAATATACCGTGTCTATTTGTGTAGTCCCTTCAGCATGTCTTTCAGAAAGctgttctctgctctgcacCTGTGTgacctcttctctctttctctttcgcTTCGCCCTCTGGTAGCAGTGACAATGTATCTGCGCGCTTTCCTCTAACGTTTCTCGGCTATCCACTGTCCTTCTGTTTGCGTGTCTGGGACAGCATGTTGGCTCGTGTCATGGTGCCATAACGTCACtgttttcagtttggttttcGCTGAGGCTCTTGACTCtatgggatgtgtgtgtgagaaatcCAAAGGTTTGGTTTTGATTGTCCAAAACCTTGCAGAAATGAAGAGCAACTATAACTAATTCTTGCTTTTAGAAAATCCTGTTCGCCTCTGACAACAAATAATAGCCCTTGTACTCAGAGTGCAGTTAATCTTCACTAAATAAGGTGAAAGTCTGGATCATATATCCTGCAAACTGCTGTGCTAGCTTCTCTCAA is part of the Anabas testudineus chromosome 2, fAnaTes1.2, whole genome shotgun sequence genome and harbors:
- the gad2 gene encoding LOW QUALITY PROTEIN: glutamate decarboxylase 2 (The sequence of the model RefSeq protein was modified relative to this genomic sequence to represent the inferred CDS: deleted 1 base in 1 codon), with translation MASHGFWSLGGDNAGANTGSRSPSTPRAWCQAAAQKLSGGIGSKLCALLNVGEVEKPAEPPQTAAGTCGCNKSCNCTKAAVVFSDLYSTDLLPASDGDIKTMTFLQEVVDILLAYIVESFDRETKVIDFHYPNELLQMNNWELQDEPATLDDILISCRATLKYAIKTAHPRYFNQLSTGLDMVGLAADWLTSTANTNMFTYEVAPVFVLLEYVTLKKMREIIGWSDGRGDGIFSPGGAISNMYAMLLARFKMFPEVKEKGMSSVPRLVAFTSEHSHFSIKKGAAALGIGTESVICIKADESGKLIPADLERRILEAKQKGFVPFFVSATAGTTVYGAFDPLIAISDICRKYNIWMHVDGAWGGSLLMSRRHRWKLDGVERANSVTWNPHKMMSVPLQCSALLVREEGLMQNCNQMHACYLFQQDKHYDLSYDTGDKALQCGRHVDIFKLWLMWRAKGTIGFEAQIDKCLELSEYLYNKIKDREGYEMVFDGKPQHTNVCFWYLPPGIRYMEDKEEKKKHLHKVAPVIKARMMEYGTTMVSYQPQGDKVNFFRMVISNPAATFEDIDFLIEEIERLGQDL